The genomic window CCACCACCCGCGAAGGTTTGGTTTCGGCCGCCGATGGCGGTACATTGTTTTTAGATGAGATTGGCGAATTGCCACTCGAAGCACAGGCGCGCTTACTGCGCGTACTGCAAGAAGGTGAAGTGCGCCCAATTGGCTCGATAGAGTCGCGCAAAGTGGATGTTCGCCTAGTGGCGGCAACACACCGCGATTTGGGCCGCTTGGCCCGCGAAGGTAAATTCCGCGAGGATTTATACTTCCGTATTAACGTTGTACAAATTAAGTTACCGCCCCTACGCGAGCGCGGCAAAGACATACTCGCACTGGCCGAGACCTTTGTTAAACGCTACTGCGTAGAAATGTTAAAACCGCACCTAACCCTCACCCCAGAGGCCATTCAGGCTATTACCACGTACACTTGGCCGGGCAATATTCGCGAGTTAGAAAACGCGATCCAAAGAGCAGTTATTTTGTGCGACGACGAAGTGGAAATCGATCATACCCACTTATCGATAGATTTAGACCTAATTCGCGTAGACGAATACCGCGAACAGCAATACGCCCCAGAACCACAGCGCAATCAGCAGCACAACACCTCGGCCAAACCCGACCCCAACGAAGACCTCTCTCTCGAAGACTACTTCCAACGCTTCGTCCTCGAACATCAAGACACCATGAGCGAAACCGAATTGGCGCGTAAATTAGGCGTTAGTCGCAAATGCTTGTGGGAACGTCGCCAGCGTCTGGGTATCCCCCGCAAAAAGCCTACCCAGTCGGCAACAACCGACTAAACTCAAAAACGCCATATCAAAAAGTTGTAAAAAATTACTGCCCTTATGGGAACATTCGGCGCTTTATGGCGTCGAAGTTCCTGTGAGGCATGGTTTCACCTGTGTAATAGCCTCATACGAAGTAGCACTATTGCAATTTTAGATGCCACACTTTAGTATTAATTAAGGTTTTTGATACCCCTCGACACAGATTTGTTACCAAACGAAAACTTGTTACCCCTTCCCAAACTTCGTAACAACTCCCGACACAGAAAGTAACGATTCTAAATAGCTAAATCTAATAAAAAAATCGCCATCCTTTGTAACCCATTGTTTTAAAAAGCATTTCCATTGTTGGCACGCCCCGTGCACTTACTAAGACCATCATAACAACAACAAACAATAATAAAAAAAGTACACATAACTAATAACAACAATAAACAATAATAAAAGTAAGTAAGAAAATATAATAACAACAAGAAATAATAATAAGAGAAAGCGTATAAAACTGACTTTGCGTACCTTTGGAGAGGGCTTGCTGAAAAGCATTTTATCGGACATGGATGTGTCCTACTGACAACAAAAATAGAACTGACAACAAACAATAAAAATATATTTGGCGGGAAAGCATGTCTTTCCCGTTTTAGTTTTCCCCCCTTGCAAATCCCCGTAAACCAAACCAAAGTATAGGCCGCCCAATGAGTGTGGTAGACTTGGCCAAATTTCACTAACACCCACAATAGACCTTAACGCACTATGCTGAAAAAGCTGTTCAAGCTGTTCGAGCCCTCCGCCGCCGCGAGCCAAACGATTGCAGAGCAAGATCACGGTATCGATTCGCACGACATAAGCCATGCTTCATATAAAACTATCGAGCAATTGCAACGCGCAGGCTACGAGGCCTACCTTGTGGGTGGCGGCGTTCGCGACTTACTGCTCGATGCCGACCCCAAAGATTTCGACGTAGCCACCAGCGCTACCCCCGAACAAGTTAGAAAGGTATTTCGCAACGCCCGCATAATTGGCAAGCGCTTTCGCATAGTTCACGTACGCTTTGGCCGCGAAATCATTGAGGTAACTACCTTTCGCGGGTCCCATACCGATGCGCGCTCTAGCCGCGACGCCAGCCAGTCCGATACTGGCGTCTTACTACGCGACAATGTTTATGGCGATATCAAATCCGACGCTATGCGCCGCGATTTCACCATTAACGCCCTGTATTACAACCCAATTAACGGCGAAGTACTCGACTTTTGCGGCGGCCTAAAAGACCTTAAAAACCGTACAATTCGCATTATTGGCGACCCAGAAGAACGCTACAAAGAAGACCCCGTGCGTTTACTGCGCGCCGCGCGCTTTGCCGGCAAGCTGGGCTTCAACATAGACCCGGTAACCGAAAAACCCATTCGCGAGCACGCCGACTACCTAGCCCACATACCTTCTGCACGCTTGTTCGAAGAAGTGCTTAAGCTGTTTATGTCTGGCCAAGCCACCGCTACGCTAAACAAACTGCGTGACTACGACCTGTTTAAATACCTATTTCCTGCAACCAACCACTGTTTAGATCACGGTACAGATTTCGATCGCAGACTAGTCGAGCAAGCAACAATCAATACCGATAAACGCATTCGTCAGGGCAAGCGTATTACACCTGCGTTTATTTACGCCGCGTTTTTGTGGTCGCCACTGCAAGCCAGCATGCGCCCACTTATTCAAGACCAAAAAATGTCGCCGCAAGAAGCCATGCTCCAGGCCAGCCAAGGCATTATTAGCCAGCAGTTGGCTTGCACGGCTATTCCTAAACGCTTTCTAATTCCAATGCGTGACATTTGGCAGCTGCAATTACGCTTGCCCCGCAGAGATCGCGGCAAAGCCTACGCCACCCTCGAGCACCAGCGTTTTCGTGCAGGTTACGACTTTTTATTATTGCGTGAGGAAGCTGGCGAGAATGTTGAAGGCCTAGGGGATTGGTGGACAAAATTCCAATTCGCACCGGAAGAAGAGCGCGAGGCGATGATTGCGCAAATTGCACCGCCGCGCCGCCGCAACCCGCGCAAACGACGCAGCAAAAAACCCGCGCAAAGCTAATGAACAAAATAGCATCGCAAGCGCCCACGCCTAATACTGCGTATATAGGCTTGGGCAGCAATCTCGCCTCGCCTATGCAACAGCTCACCGAAGCCTGCAAAGCTATTCGCCATAGTGAAGGTATCACGCTTGAAGCCATTTCGCCTTGGTACCAAAGCGTGGCGGTGGGGCCAGAGCAGCCTGACTACATTAACGGCGCGGTCAAAATTACCACCACACTCGAGCCCGAAGCACTGCTCGATACGCTGCAAGCTATAGAATTGGCACACGGGCGCGAGCGAAAAATTCACTGGGGGCCGCGCACACTAGATTTAGATATTTTGCTCTATGGCGACCAGCAAATTAATACCGATCGCCTCACCGTACCGCACGCGTATATGTGTGAGCGCAATTTTGTTGTATACCCCTTAGCAGATATAGCCCCTAATTTAACGCTGCCAAATGGAACAACATTAACGCAATTAAAGTTGAATCTTGGCGAAGCAGGCTTGCGCAAGCTAACTAAAAGCGCAATATAATTGCTGCACCTGAACATTAGCCGCCGACTAAACCGCACAAATTAATCCGAGAGACCATAAAAAGTGAGTGATGCAAAAGCTTGGCAAGTAGACCTTTCCAACCAAACGCTACCGCGTTTTATTGCTGTGGAAGGCCCTATAGGTGTGGGCAAAACCACACTGGCAAAACAACTTGCGCAAACATTTAATTACGACACCCTTTTAGAGCGAGCGGAAGAAAACCCGTTTTTACCGCGCTTTTATGCCAACGAACACAACTCTGCCTTGCCCACTCAGCTGTTTTTTTTATTCCAGCGAGTACAACAAATAAACGATTTAAAGCAGGATGATATTTTTCAGCCTGTGCGCGTTGCAGATTTTTTAATCGATAAAGATCGCCTGTTCGCCGAGGTTACCCTCGACGAAGAAGCCATGCGCCTGTACGACCAAGTGTACAACCACATGACCATCAACGCGCCCAAACCCGATTTAGTGGTTTACTTACAGGCGCCAGAGGATGTACTTGTCGAGCGAATTAAAAAGCGTGGCATTCAAAACGAGCAAGCCATAAGCCCAGAATACTTGCACCAACTCAACGAAGCTTACACACGTTTTTTCCACTACTACGAAGATGCGCCGTTATTAATTGTTAACGCTGCAGATATAGACTGGGTAAACAACCCCAACGATTACACCCACTTAGTAGAGTACATGTTAAGCATTAAAAACGGCCGACATTACTACAATCCACAACCCATCATCCCTGGGGTTGAATAAGGAGTAACAACCTATGGTGTACACAGCTACTCCACTCGAGAAAAAAGTCACCGTCAACACGCTGCGCAAAATGAAAGCGGACAAAGAAAAATTCATCACCGTTGCGCTATACGATGCGCCAATGGCAGCCATGGCACAAAAGTGCGGCGTAGAAGTTGTACTAATTGGCGATAGCCTAGGTATGACGGTACTAGGTTACGACAGCACCGTGCCCGTCACCATGGAACAAATGATCTACCACATAGAAGCGGTAGCACGTGGTAACAGCCGCTCACTTATTATTGGCGACCTGCCATTTATGACCTATGCCACGGTAGAGCAAACCATGATTAACGCCACCCGCGTCATGCAGGCGGGCGCGCATATGGTAAAAATGGAAGGCGGCGCTTGGCTGGTCGATTCGGTACGTATGCTGTCCGAGCGCGGCATTCCCGTTTGCGCCCACCTTGGCCTTACCCCGCAATCGGTAAATAAATTTGGCGGCTTCCGCGTGCAGGGGCGCTCCGAAGAGCAAGGCGAACAAATAATCGCCGATGCCCTCGCGCTAGAAGAAGCGGGTGCAGACTTACTGGTATTGGAATGTATACCTGCGGAACTGGGTGCAAGAGTGACTCAAGCGCTTAGCATCCCCACCATAGGTATTGGCGCTGGTATTGGCACAGACGCACAGGTACTGGTAATCAACGATATTCTTGGGCTTACCGAGTTCCCGCCCAAATTTTCTAAAAACTTCCTACTAGAAGCCAAAGATATACCCGGCGCACTGCAAAAGTACGCAGCAGACGTTAAATCCGGTGTATTCCCTGGCCCAGAGCAGCAGTTTTAATACAAGCTTGGCTTAGCTTTTGCGTATCTATCGCTAAGCCACCTACTTACAACCCCACTTACACTTAGTAGTGCAAATGCGAGGCATTTCACCTTTTGCTGCACTTGCACTACAATTGCTCCCCCTTATATCAAGTATCGAGGATTACTCTTCAGATGGGAAAACTACCAGAAAGATTACGTGAGAACGTTCGCATACTAGGCGACCTACTTGGCGAGACACTGCTTGAGCACGAAGGCCCCGCACTGTTTAGGAAGGTAGAAGAAATTCGCGCTTTGGCGAAATCCTTAAACAAAGGCACCGCCAGCGACGCGAGCCAGTTGGTAGACTTACTTAGCCAGCTTGAAGATAAGGACATCCTGCCCATTGTGCGCGCGTTCAACCAGTTTTTGAACCTGGCGAACATTGCTGATTTAGAATACTTCTCCAGTGCCGACGCTCAGGATAACGACGGCCTAGATACACTGCTTACCAAATTAAGCAGTGATGTGGGCAAAGACCAGCTCTACGACCTAATGAGCACACTGCGCATAGACTTAGTACTTACTGCGCACCCCACAGAAGTTACCCGTCGCACACTTATTCGCAAATACGAAAAAATTGCACGCACCCTTTCGGACCTCACCCGCGGTGACTTGCTCACCTATGAGTCAAATAAACTGCAAGGTCGCCTGCACCGCTTAGTGGAAGAAGTGTGGAACACCAACGAAATTCGCGACGAACGCCCAACGGCTGTCGACGAAGCTAAATGGGGTTTTGCGGTAATCGAAAATAGCTTATGGCACGCCGTGCCAGACTTTATTCGCCATTTCGACCGTTTAAGCCGCCGCCGTTTGGGGCAGGCATTACCCCTCGACCTCCAACCGTTTAAGTTTTACTCGTGGATGGGCGGCGATCGCGACGGCAACCCCAATGTTACCCATAAGGTAACAGAAGAAGTGATTATGCTGGGCCGCTGGAAAGCCGCAGATTTATACCTGCAGGATTTATACGAGCTAGGCGGCGATTTAAGTATGCACGAAGCAAGCGACGAACTGCTTGCCAACCTACCCAACGGCGCCAGTCCAACCCCATACCGCGAGCGCTTACACGCCCTGCGCAAGCGTTTGGAAGTTACCCTAGACTGGACCGAGCGCACGCTAGCCGGCGAGAACCTTCCCGAGCCAGAAAACGCAATTCATCACCGCGACGACTTGCTCAAGCCACTGTTAGATATTCACAGCTCGCTAATTGAATCTGGCTTCGAGCACATTGCCAACGGCCCTATTAGCGACACCTTGCGCCGTATCTACGCCTTCGGCATTAGCCTTGCCCCACTCGATATTCGCCAAGACAGCGACCGCCATGTGCAAGTACTAGACGAGCTCACTAACTACCTAGAAATGGGCAGCTATCGCGAGTGGGATGAAGAGAAGCGACAAGCGTTCTTGCTAGAGCAGTTAAATAGCAAGCGTCCACTACTTCCTGCTAACTGGCCTGTGTCCGACGATTCAGCCGAAGTGCTGGCTACCTGCAAAGCTATTGCGCGCCAACCGCAGGAAACCTTGTCACACTATGTAATATCTATGGCCCGCCAAGCGTCGGATGTACTTTCGGTAGCATTGCTACTTAAAGAATCTGGTGTAACCTGGGATATGCCCATTGTGCCCCTGTTCGAAACCCTTAGCGACCTCGAAAACGGCGCATCGGTAATGAACACACTTTGGCAAATGCACTGGTACCAGCGCTACACCCAAGGCCACCAAACCGTAATGATTGGCTACTCAGACTCAGCCAAAGACGCCGGTAAGTTCTCTGCCACTTGGGCTCAATACAAGTGCCAAGAAAAACTCGTAGACCTAGCCAACCAGTACGAAATTAACCTAGTACTGTTCCACGGACGAGGCGGCACAGTGGGTCGCGGCGGCGGCCCAGTAGAAAAAGCCATGGCTTCGCAGCCACCGGGTTCTGTCGCTGGCCGCATTCGCGTAACCGAGCAGGGCGAGATGATTCGCTACAAGTTTGGCTTACCGCGCGTTGCCTTCCGCAGCTTAAGCAATTACGCCTGCGCTACAATCAAGGCCACGGTAACGCCAAACCCAGCACCCAAAGAGCAGTGGCGTGCACTTATTGAAGACATGTCTGATGCAAGTTTGGAGGGCTACCGCTCCATCGTGCGCGGCCACAAGCACTTTGTGCCTTACTTCCGCAGCTTAACCCCTGAGCAAGAGCTAAATAAACTGGCATTGGGTTCGCGCCCCGCCAAACGCAAAGCCACCGGCGGCGTGGAAAGCTTGCGCGCAATCCCATGGGTATTTGCCTGGACGCAAGTGCGCCTCAACCTACCCGGCTGGCTCGGCGCCCATCAGGCATTGCAACATGCACTTAAAGAGCAGCCCGACCTGCTGCAAGAAATGCTGACCGAATGGCCATTTTTCTCCAGCTTTATCGACCTGCTAGAAATGGTACTAGGTAAAGCCGACAGTGCTATTTGCGGCCACTACGAACGCCAGCTAGTGGATGAAGAGTACCGTGATTTGGGTGAATTCTTGCGCGGCGATCTTGTGGCCTTGGCCCAGCTGATTAAAGAAATTAAGAATCAGCCAGCCCTGCTAGAAGACGACCCCATGTTGCAGCAGTCCATCAATGTGCGTAAGCCCTATATCGACCCGCTCAACTACTTACAAGCAGAGCTACTTAAGCGTGAGCGCAGCGCGGGCGAAATAAGCCCAGAGCTTGAGCAAGCGCTTAAAGTAACCATGGCCGGTATTTCTGCAGGTATGCGTAACACAGGCTAACACCGCCTATCAAACCGCTCGCGTGCACCGGCGCGCGAGCGGTTTCCTCCCCAATTACACCACCTGTACCTCGTCTTATATCCCATCTGACAAAACCACTGCCAATTAAACCTTTCAAAAGGCTAGCGCTAACAATACAATTGCGGGTTATCGCCTAAATAATTACTTTGGGCACAAACCTGCAATACGTGTAATCTGTTAATGTTTGACCAAATTCCGACGCAGCGCCCGAATACCCCTCTTCTGGATGTCGTAGACACCCCAGCACGCCTGCGTGAATTAAGCGAAAAGCAACTCCCCCAGCTAGCCAAAGAACTGCGTGAATATTTGCTGTATACCGTAGGTCAAACCGGCGGCCATTTCGGCGCAGGTTTAGGGGTTGTAGAGCTAACCGTCGCTTTGCACTATGTGTTAAACACCCCAGATGACAGGCTAGTATGGGATGTAGGCCACCAAACTTACCCCCATAAAATTCTTACCGGCCGCCGCGAGCAAATGTCCAGCATTCGCCAACTAGACGGCCTATCGGGTTTCCCCAAGCGCAGCGAAAGCGAGTTCGATACCTTTGGCGTTGGCCATTCAAGTACGTCGATAAGCGCAGCCCTAGGCATGGCACTCGCCGCCGAAATGACCGACAACCAGCAACAAACAGTGGCGGTAATAGGCGACGGCTCCATGACCGCAGGCATGGCCTTCGAAGCGCTAAACCACGCCGCGCACGCCGACACCAATATGATGGTGATATTGAACGACAACAATATGTCGATCTCTAAAAATGTGGGCGGGCTGGCCAATTACTTCTCTAAAATTTGGGCAAGTAAAACATACTGCGCCTTGCGCGAGGGTAGTAAGCGCGTACTTACCAAAATTCCACAGGCTTGGGAACTCGCTCGAAAAACCGAAGAGCACATGAAAGGCATGGTATCCCCGGGTACCCTATTCGAAGAATTGGGGTTTTACTATGTGGGCCCCATCGACGGCCACGACTTAGAGCGCTTGGTACACGATATTCGCAATATGCTCGCCATCCCCGGCCCCAAGCTGCTGCACATCATTACTCAAAAGGGCAAGGGTTTTACCCCCGCCGAAAAAGACCCTGTTGGCTACCACGCACTCAATAAAATAGAGCCTAAAGCCAGCATCACCCCCATTAGCGCCAGCGGCGGCGCTGAAGCCCCCGCAGCTAGCACAATTAAAAAGCCCAAATACCAAACCGTATTTGGCGACTGGTTATGCGATCTCGCAGAAGTCGACCCCTTCGTATTAGGTATTACACCAGCAATGTGCGATGGCAGCGGCATGGTAGAATTTGCCGAGCGCTTCCCCGACCGCTTTCACGATGTCGCCATTGCCGAACAACACGCCGTAACCCTAGCCGCAGGCTTAGCATGTGAAAAATTCAAACCTGTTGTAGCCATATATTCCACCTTTTTACAGCGCGCGTACGATCAACTGGTGCACGACGTAGCATTGCAAAACCTCGATGTTACCTTTGCCATCGACCGCGCCGGCCTAGTAGGTGAAGACGGCCCAACACATGCGGGCGCATTCGATATAAGCTTTTTGCGCTGCATACCCAAAATAATTATTGCCACGCCTAGCGACGAAAACGAATGTCGCCAATTGCTGTTTAGCGCTTACCACCACCCAGGTGCAGCCGCCGTACGCTACCCGCGCGGCACAGGCCCCGGCGCCGTCATCGAATTAGAAAACCAGCACTGGCCCATAGGCAAAGGTCGCGAGCTGCGCCAAGGCAAAACCGTGTGTTTTATTAATTTTGGTGTGTTACTACCCGACGCCATAGCCGTTGCAGAAGCTAATAATTACGGCGTATGCGATATGCGCTGGGCCAAACCGCTAGATAAAGACCTACTGCTAAACATGGCAGAGCAATACGATTACCTAGTAACCCTCGAAGAAAACGCCGTCGCCGGCGGTGCGGGTGCAGGCGTAATGGAGCTTCTGGCCGCCGAAGGCATTAGCACCCCAGTATTGCCACTGGGCCTACCCGACGAGT from Saccharophagus degradans 2-40 includes these protein-coding regions:
- a CDS encoding sigma-54-dependent transcriptional regulator encodes the protein MSKILIVEDEVIIRTALRKLLTRNKHDVKEAGSISEATSKHKLDTFDLIISDLRLPGAPGTDLIQLAGDIPVLIMTSYASLRSAVDSMRMGAVDYIAKPFDHDEMLAAVKRVLGKSATRLAQTNTGKVENTSAIEGMIGTSAAIKEIYGKIHKVAPTNATVLVLGETGTGKELVANAIHRESPRKDKPLISVNCAAIPETLIEAELFGHEKGAFTGAATTREGLVSAADGGTLFLDEIGELPLEAQARLLRVLQEGEVRPIGSIESRKVDVRLVAATHRDLGRLAREGKFREDLYFRINVVQIKLPPLRERGKDILALAETFVKRYCVEMLKPHLTLTPEAIQAITTYTWPGNIRELENAIQRAVILCDDEVEIDHTHLSIDLDLIRVDEYREQQYAPEPQRNQQHNTSAKPDPNEDLSLEDYFQRFVLEHQDTMSETELARKLGVSRKCLWERRQRLGIPRKKPTQSATTD
- the pcnB gene encoding polynucleotide adenylyltransferase PcnB is translated as MLKKLFKLFEPSAAASQTIAEQDHGIDSHDISHASYKTIEQLQRAGYEAYLVGGGVRDLLLDADPKDFDVATSATPEQVRKVFRNARIIGKRFRIVHVRFGREIIEVTTFRGSHTDARSSRDASQSDTGVLLRDNVYGDIKSDAMRRDFTINALYYNPINGEVLDFCGGLKDLKNRTIRIIGDPEERYKEDPVRLLRAARFAGKLGFNIDPVTEKPIREHADYLAHIPSARLFEEVLKLFMSGQATATLNKLRDYDLFKYLFPATNHCLDHGTDFDRRLVEQATINTDKRIRQGKRITPAFIYAAFLWSPLQASMRPLIQDQKMSPQEAMLQASQGIISQQLACTAIPKRFLIPMRDIWQLQLRLPRRDRGKAYATLEHQRFRAGYDFLLLREEAGENVEGLGDWWTKFQFAPEEEREAMIAQIAPPRRRNPRKRRSKKPAQS
- the folK gene encoding 2-amino-4-hydroxy-6-hydroxymethyldihydropteridine diphosphokinase — translated: MNKIASQAPTPNTAYIGLGSNLASPMQQLTEACKAIRHSEGITLEAISPWYQSVAVGPEQPDYINGAVKITTTLEPEALLDTLQAIELAHGRERKIHWGPRTLDLDILLYGDQQINTDRLTVPHAYMCERNFVVYPLADIAPNLTLPNGTTLTQLKLNLGEAGLRKLTKSAI
- a CDS encoding deoxynucleoside kinase; protein product: MSDAKAWQVDLSNQTLPRFIAVEGPIGVGKTTLAKQLAQTFNYDTLLERAEENPFLPRFYANEHNSALPTQLFFLFQRVQQINDLKQDDIFQPVRVADFLIDKDRLFAEVTLDEEAMRLYDQVYNHMTINAPKPDLVVYLQAPEDVLVERIKKRGIQNEQAISPEYLHQLNEAYTRFFHYYEDAPLLIVNAADIDWVNNPNDYTHLVEYMLSIKNGRHYYNPQPIIPGVE
- the panB gene encoding 3-methyl-2-oxobutanoate hydroxymethyltransferase → MVYTATPLEKKVTVNTLRKMKADKEKFITVALYDAPMAAMAQKCGVEVVLIGDSLGMTVLGYDSTVPVTMEQMIYHIEAVARGNSRSLIIGDLPFMTYATVEQTMINATRVMQAGAHMVKMEGGAWLVDSVRMLSERGIPVCAHLGLTPQSVNKFGGFRVQGRSEEQGEQIIADALALEEAGADLLVLECIPAELGARVTQALSIPTIGIGAGIGTDAQVLVINDILGLTEFPPKFSKNFLLEAKDIPGALQKYAADVKSGVFPGPEQQF
- the ppc gene encoding phosphoenolpyruvate carboxylase, with the protein product MGKLPERLRENVRILGDLLGETLLEHEGPALFRKVEEIRALAKSLNKGTASDASQLVDLLSQLEDKDILPIVRAFNQFLNLANIADLEYFSSADAQDNDGLDTLLTKLSSDVGKDQLYDLMSTLRIDLVLTAHPTEVTRRTLIRKYEKIARTLSDLTRGDLLTYESNKLQGRLHRLVEEVWNTNEIRDERPTAVDEAKWGFAVIENSLWHAVPDFIRHFDRLSRRRLGQALPLDLQPFKFYSWMGGDRDGNPNVTHKVTEEVIMLGRWKAADLYLQDLYELGGDLSMHEASDELLANLPNGASPTPYRERLHALRKRLEVTLDWTERTLAGENLPEPENAIHHRDDLLKPLLDIHSSLIESGFEHIANGPISDTLRRIYAFGISLAPLDIRQDSDRHVQVLDELTNYLEMGSYREWDEEKRQAFLLEQLNSKRPLLPANWPVSDDSAEVLATCKAIARQPQETLSHYVISMARQASDVLSVALLLKESGVTWDMPIVPLFETLSDLENGASVMNTLWQMHWYQRYTQGHQTVMIGYSDSAKDAGKFSATWAQYKCQEKLVDLANQYEINLVLFHGRGGTVGRGGGPVEKAMASQPPGSVAGRIRVTEQGEMIRYKFGLPRVAFRSLSNYACATIKATVTPNPAPKEQWRALIEDMSDASLEGYRSIVRGHKHFVPYFRSLTPEQELNKLALGSRPAKRKATGGVESLRAIPWVFAWTQVRLNLPGWLGAHQALQHALKEQPDLLQEMLTEWPFFSSFIDLLEMVLGKADSAICGHYERQLVDEEYRDLGEFLRGDLVALAQLIKEIKNQPALLEDDPMLQQSINVRKPYIDPLNYLQAELLKRERSAGEISPELEQALKVTMAGISAGMRNTG
- the dxs gene encoding 1-deoxy-D-xylulose-5-phosphate synthase, with translation MFDQIPTQRPNTPLLDVVDTPARLRELSEKQLPQLAKELREYLLYTVGQTGGHFGAGLGVVELTVALHYVLNTPDDRLVWDVGHQTYPHKILTGRREQMSSIRQLDGLSGFPKRSESEFDTFGVGHSSTSISAALGMALAAEMTDNQQQTVAVIGDGSMTAGMAFEALNHAAHADTNMMVILNDNNMSISKNVGGLANYFSKIWASKTYCALREGSKRVLTKIPQAWELARKTEEHMKGMVSPGTLFEELGFYYVGPIDGHDLERLVHDIRNMLAIPGPKLLHIITQKGKGFTPAEKDPVGYHALNKIEPKASITPISASGGAEAPAASTIKKPKYQTVFGDWLCDLAEVDPFVLGITPAMCDGSGMVEFAERFPDRFHDVAIAEQHAVTLAAGLACEKFKPVVAIYSTFLQRAYDQLVHDVALQNLDVTFAIDRAGLVGEDGPTHAGAFDISFLRCIPKIIIATPSDENECRQLLFSAYHHPGAAAVRYPRGTGPGAVIELENQHWPIGKGRELRQGKTVCFINFGVLLPDAIAVAEANNYGVCDMRWAKPLDKDLLLNMAEQYDYLVTLEENAVAGGAGAGVMELLAAEGISTPVLPLGLPDEYLDHGKRSQLLQAAGLDRASINQRINQWLSRHNGAAHDSQIHSL